GGTTAAACGGGTTCCGGCAGGATGAGGCTCCCCCATTAAATAAGGGACAAGCGGGTGCATACCGGCAGTTGTAAATAAAACCGTGGGGTCATTTTCAGGAATAAGAGACCTCCCCGAAATTTCCACATGCCCCTTGCTTTTAAAAAAGTCTATATATTTTGAACGCAGTTCATCAATCGTAATATTTTTATTCATAGGGAAACTATTTTAAGGAATAAAAAAGAAATTGTCAATTACCTTTTGATTGATTTTTTGTCAGAGCATTTATTTTACAATGTACTGAAACCATACAAGGTAGGTAAAGAGCTTGCCGATTTTCGGCAAGCTATGCAATGACAATTAACACCGTAACTCTAAAAATTACGGCAATTTTTTAATAGCCTTTTCTTTCGAGAGCTTTCAAAGCTTTTTTAGCATCGGTATAACCATTATCAAGGGCTTTTTGATACCAGTATTTAGCTTGTTTATAATCAACACGCAGACCTCCTAAACCATACTCATAATATTGAGCCAATGCATACATTGCTTGATTATGGTTTTTATCTACAGCTTTTTTTATCCATTCAAGAGCATATTTTTCATCCTTTCGCAAGCCACCAAGTCCATGTGCATAATATAGACCAACATTAGTTATACCTAAAGCATAATCTTTGTCGGCGGCTTTGAGGTACCATTCTAAAGCCTTTTTTTCATCCTTTTCCAAACCGCCTTTACCACTCTAGTACATTACACCTATGTTAAACATAGCTTGAGCATTGTCTTTCTCGGCAGCCTTACGGTACCATTCTAAGGCCTTTTTATCATCCTTTTCTAAACCGCCTTTGCCATTATAATGCATTGAACCAATATTAACCATGGCCAAAGAAAACCCTTTCTCTGCAGCCTTATGGAACCATTCTACAGCTTTTTTATCATCTTTTTCTAAACCGCCTTTGCCAGACTCATACATTCTACCTATATTGTTCATAGACCAAACATTACCCTTTTCGGCAGATTTTTTATACCACTCGCGTGCAGTATTTTCATTTTTGAAGGCGCCGCCCCTGCCTTCTTCATATAGCAATGCTAATATGTACATTGCATCGGTATCTCCGCGTTCAGCTGCTCTTGTATATTTTTCGACGGGTGTACTAATATTATCTTTTACACAAGCTGTTAAACTTACAATAAAAGTTACAATTACGACTAAAATTAGAAATTTTATATTTTTCATATCTTTTCTCCCTATTTATTATATTCAAATTTTATAATATACCTTTATTTTTCAAGTCTATCTTTTTGTGTAAATTTTATGGTTAAGTCCTCAGTAATGCGAACCTTATATTTTGCATATACATTTCCATCAGTATCAACCATTGCAATATCATAGGGTCCGACATCTTCACTACTTAATTTGATATGGTAACCGCTATGAAAAAATTCTTCATTTTGCCATAAATTTTTACCCCAATCATCATCAGAGCTTAAAGCAATATAAAGTTCTTGGATTTCTTTGCCTGTTTCGTTGGCAATTATAAATGGTTTTGTCAAAGCTTCGTTCATTGCTTCTTTAAAACTTTCATAAACCAAATCCTGTCCAAAATTGTATAAATCCCAGTACAAAGGATTATCCATATCATCCGAAGATATCGGTGATACCCAAATGCCTAATAGCAGCACAATCAAAATAACTTTATGTTTCATTTTATAACTCCCTTTCTTTTTTATTCAAAACCGTCCTTAGT
The DNA window shown above is from Treponema denticola and carries:
- a CDS encoding tetratricopeptide repeat protein — its product is MEKDEKKALEWYLKAADKDYALGITNVGLYYAHGLGGLRKDEKYALEWIKKAVDKNHNQAMYALAQYYEYGLGGLRVDYKQAKYWYQKALDNGYTDAKKALKALERKGY
- a CDS encoding tetratricopeptide repeat protein, with product MKNIKFLILVVIVTFIVSLTACVKDNISTPVEKYTRAAERGDTDAMYILALLYEEGRGGAFKNENTAREWYKKSAEKGNVWSMNNIGRMYESGKGGLEKDDKKAVEWFHKAAEKGFSLAMVNIGSMHYNGKGGLEKDDKKALEWYRKAAEKDNAQAMFNIGVMY